One window from the genome of Pelosinus sp. IPA-1 encodes:
- a CDS encoding TOBE domain-containing protein, with the protein MKISGRNKLQGIVKEVVKGTVMAKVVVDYKGDEIVATITTDSIDDLGLKVGDEVTALIKSTEVMIIK; encoded by the coding sequence ATGAAAATCAGCGGTAGAAACAAATTGCAAGGTATTGTCAAAGAGGTAGTAAAAGGCACTGTAATGGCCAAAGTTGTAGTTGACTATAAAGGTGATGAAATTGTCGCTACTATCACTACGGATTCAATTGATGATTTAGGATTAAAAGTCGGAGATGAAGTCACTGCATTGATCAAGTCCACAG
- a CDS encoding ATP-binding cassette domain-containing protein encodes MWDSLSLMTLKQLFSKYPYAMDFFSSLPNLQQSEECSVAQYFAAIEEDALQDLGIGRQELLDQFLLFMIQMEKLKEDKIKIQSITILGGNDKYGKSEEIELTIQAGEIVCIVGPTGSGKSRLLADIEWVAQEDTPTNRKILINGQLPDMKCRYSVEHKLVAQLSQNMNFIMDLTVDEFVSMHAESRMLENIEEIKSHIIAKANELAGEQFTPDTPITSLSGGQSRALMIADTAYLSSSPIVLIDEIENAGIDRQKALRLLIDKQKIVLMATHDPILALMGDKRIVIKNGGICRVIETSEKERENLVTLTRIDQKMLAIRELLRSGGQIDNILLDIQIT; translated from the coding sequence ATGTGGGATAGTCTAAGCCTAATGACATTGAAACAATTATTTAGTAAGTACCCCTATGCGATGGACTTTTTTTCCTCACTACCGAATCTTCAGCAAAGTGAAGAATGTTCTGTTGCTCAATATTTTGCTGCGATAGAGGAAGATGCGCTACAGGATTTAGGGATAGGACGCCAAGAATTACTGGATCAATTTCTTTTGTTTATGATACAAATGGAGAAATTAAAAGAAGATAAGATCAAAATCCAGTCAATTACTATCTTAGGCGGCAATGACAAGTATGGAAAATCAGAAGAGATAGAACTGACAATACAGGCAGGGGAAATTGTCTGCATTGTGGGGCCTACTGGTTCTGGCAAGAGCAGATTACTTGCCGATATTGAATGGGTGGCACAAGAAGATACACCCACGAATCGCAAAATACTGATAAATGGGCAGTTGCCTGATATGAAATGCCGTTATTCTGTTGAACATAAGTTGGTAGCCCAGCTTTCGCAAAATATGAATTTTATTATGGATCTAACAGTAGACGAATTTGTCAGTATGCATGCAGAAAGTAGGATGTTGGAGAATATAGAAGAAATAAAAAGTCATATTATCGCCAAAGCCAATGAATTGGCAGGAGAACAATTTACACCAGATACACCTATTACATCGTTAAGTGGAGGGCAATCTCGGGCCTTAATGATTGCCGATACGGCCTATTTAAGTTCATCACCGATTGTCTTGATTGATGAAATTGAAAATGCAGGTATTGATCGTCAAAAGGCCTTACGATTATTGATTGATAAACAAAAAATTGTACTCATGGCAACTCATGACCCCATATTGGCATTGATGGGGGATAAAAGGATTGTGATTAAAAATGGCGGTATCTGTAGGGTCATTGAAACCTCCGAGAAAGAACGAGAAAATCTAGTGACATTGACTAGAATAGATCAAAAAATGCTGGCGATTCGGGAATTGTTACGTAGTGGTGGACAAATTGACAACATTTTATTGGACATACAGATAACATAG
- a CDS encoding GTP-binding protein, with protein MQLITVAGPPSAGKTSVIIKIIEALQDEKLKVGVVKFDCLSTQDQILYQKKGIEAKIGLSGNICPDHFFVSNIQDCLAWAQKNKLDLLITESAGLCNRCSPHIRNVMAVCVIDNLSGVNTPRKVGPMLKLADIVIITKGDIVSQAEREVFAFRVKQANPSAMIVHVNGITGQGAREVGQMFKKSESVESLTDYHLRFSMPAATCSYCLGQTRIGQNFQMGNVRKMDLS; from the coding sequence ATGCAGTTAATAACCGTTGCAGGACCGCCTTCAGCAGGGAAAACCTCAGTAATAATAAAAATTATTGAAGCTCTTCAAGATGAAAAACTGAAAGTGGGGGTGGTGAAATTTGATTGCCTATCTACCCAAGATCAGATTTTATATCAAAAAAAGGGCATTGAAGCAAAGATCGGTCTGTCGGGGAATATTTGTCCAGATCATTTTTTTGTGAGTAATATCCAGGATTGCTTGGCGTGGGCGCAAAAAAATAAATTGGATTTGTTAATTACGGAAAGTGCCGGTTTATGTAATCGGTGTTCTCCTCATATTCGTAATGTCATGGCAGTATGTGTGATTGATAATTTGAGCGGCGTAAACACTCCGAGGAAAGTGGGCCCTATGCTTAAATTAGCTGATATAGTTATTATTACAAAAGGGGATATTGTTTCCCAGGCCGAACGGGAAGTATTTGCCTTTCGAGTAAAACAGGCAAATCCAAGTGCTATGATTGTTCATGTAAATGGTATTACAGGTCAAGGGGCTCGGGAAGTTGGTCAGATGTTTAAAAAATCTGAAAGTGTGGAAAGTCTTACGGATTATCATTTAAGATTTTCTATGCCAGCAGCTACCTGTTCCTATTGTTTAGGGCAAACCCGCATTGGTCAAAACTTTCAGATGGGCAATGTACGTAAAATGGATCTGAGTTGA
- a CDS encoding ABC transporter substrate-binding protein — translation MERIQLTMTIGEIIKIYPETREVFINNGFSIFADDTVIKQLGVVLKLKTALKSKGINPAPFILLLEEKIAERQGYKKLETTVLENSSKHLNMLSLLPCPLKVPMQSELKLFLDYLREEKKLPLNYCIESFFNDHLDYEDYLEYFEEADEIPDIIMTAGYSFFYKNFMERFVAKGVFADVINRPINSRLAESGIIDPDGHFSVIAINILVMAVDENRLGDAPMPQSWGDLLKPVYENKVVMRGHGDIFCDVVQMNYYKDYGETGVEQLGRSVKYGLHPAQMIKELTSNRSDVPPIHIMPYFFYKTMKECKNIKVIWPEEGALSYPVSVLIKKDKMQELQELTDYLMGPEIGRICSDAHFPAVHVDVKNTLPEKANLKWLGWDFIKNHDMKVLVETMNDKFMSVYRRGGKKICS, via the coding sequence GTGGAACGGATACAGCTTACTATGACAATTGGTGAAATTATAAAGATTTATCCTGAAACGCGAGAGGTATTTATTAATAATGGATTTTCCATTTTCGCCGATGATACAGTCATAAAGCAGTTAGGAGTGGTTTTAAAATTAAAAACGGCTTTAAAGAGTAAGGGCATAAATCCAGCACCATTTATCTTGTTATTAGAAGAAAAAATTGCCGAAAGACAAGGATATAAAAAGCTAGAGACTACTGTGCTTGAAAATAGTTCGAAGCATTTAAATATGTTGTCTTTACTGCCTTGTCCCTTAAAAGTTCCTATGCAGAGTGAATTGAAACTTTTTTTAGATTATTTGCGAGAAGAAAAAAAACTGCCGCTAAATTATTGTATTGAATCTTTCTTTAATGATCATCTCGATTACGAAGATTATCTAGAGTATTTTGAAGAGGCTGATGAAATACCTGATATCATCATGACTGCTGGCTATAGTTTTTTTTATAAAAATTTCATGGAGCGGTTTGTTGCGAAAGGAGTCTTCGCCGATGTAATAAACCGTCCTATAAATTCTCGCCTAGCCGAAAGTGGTATTATTGATCCTGATGGTCATTTTAGTGTGATCGCGATTAATATTCTAGTTATGGCAGTGGATGAAAATCGTCTCGGAGACGCTCCCATGCCCCAATCATGGGGTGATTTGTTAAAGCCTGTTTATGAAAATAAAGTGGTGATGCGGGGGCATGGCGATATTTTCTGCGATGTTGTACAAATGAATTATTATAAAGATTATGGGGAAACTGGTGTTGAACAATTAGGACGTTCGGTTAAATATGGTTTACATCCGGCGCAAATGATAAAAGAGTTAACTAGTAATCGTAGTGATGTACCGCCTATTCATATTATGCCTTACTTCTTTTACAAAACAATGAAGGAATGTAAAAATATAAAGGTAATATGGCCAGAAGAAGGGGCGCTGAGTTATCCCGTCTCTGTGTTGATAAAAAAGGATAAAATGCAAGAGCTGCAAGAGTTGACGGATTATTTGATGGGGCCTGAGATTGGGAGGATTTGTTCTGATGCACATTTTCCTGCTGTGCACGTTGATGTAAAAAATACGCTTCCTGAAAAGGCAAATTTAAAGTGGTTAGGCTGGGACTTTATAAAGAACCATGATATGAAAGTTCTCGTGGAAACAATGAATGATAAGTTTATGAGTGTCTATCGTCGTGGAGGAAAGAAAATATGCAGTTAA
- a CDS encoding pyridoxamine 5'-phosphate oxidase family protein, translated as MMHQVSYTKRNCTDQSKIETFLSRERTGVLAMVSDGLPYAVPVNYVWYNGSIYFHGMGSGKKVTILSQKPPVSFTVYKEHGTVTDPVPCHADTSYMSVMLFGTAEKVTDYEEAATVLQELLEKFMPKYYDHPLTSTLIEKYRSGMDGNGVLVYRLTPQEMTAKENTVETDQLFNPKAQ; from the coding sequence ATGATGCATCAGGTTAGTTATACCAAGAGAAATTGCACAGATCAAAGTAAAATTGAAACGTTTCTTTCACGAGAAAGAACAGGCGTGCTTGCAATGGTAAGTGATGGTTTGCCCTACGCCGTGCCAGTTAATTATGTATGGTACAATGGCTCTATTTACTTTCATGGCATGGGGTCAGGTAAAAAGGTAACGATCCTTTCCCAAAAGCCGCCCGTTTCGTTCACAGTCTATAAAGAACACGGCACTGTGACCGATCCGGTGCCTTGTCATGCCGATACCTCCTATATGAGTGTAATGCTTTTCGGTACCGCTGAAAAAGTGACTGATTATGAAGAGGCTGCCACAGTTCTCCAGGAATTGCTGGAGAAATTTATGCCAAAGTATTACGATCATCCTTTAACCAGTACTTTGATTGAGAAGTATCGTTCTGGAATGGATGGGAATGGGGTTTTGGTGTATCGACTGACACCACAGGAAATGACGGCCAAAGAGAACACGGTGGAAACAGATCAATTGTTTAACCCAAAAGCGCAGTAA
- a CDS encoding type 1 glutamine amidotransferase, which yields MRLHYLQHVPFENPGSILIWAKDNDHVITNTQLYQNGPLPQQQDFDWLVVMGGPMNIYEEDQYPWLAAEKTFIGEAIASGKVIIGLCLGGQLIADCIGGKVTQNPYKEIGWFPVHLSEAARLSPLFSFFPEQPVVFQWHGDTFSVLPEDAECIAQSQACKHQAFIYKKRVFGFQYHMENTPSIIEGLVENCRDEMVPDIYVQAPEELLTHPEYIEQNNMWMNQFLTQLEKMYREGEL from the coding sequence ATGAGACTCCACTATTTACAGCATGTTCCATTTGAAAATCCCGGCAGCATTCTAATATGGGCAAAGGACAATGATCATGTTATAACCAATACGCAATTATATCAAAATGGCCCTCTTCCCCAGCAGCAGGATTTTGATTGGCTTGTGGTTATGGGGGGGCCGATGAACATCTATGAAGAAGATCAATATCCATGGCTTGCCGCTGAAAAGACATTCATTGGGGAAGCCATTGCATCTGGTAAAGTAATTATTGGTCTATGTCTCGGAGGTCAATTGATTGCCGATTGTATAGGCGGCAAAGTAACCCAAAATCCTTATAAGGAAATTGGCTGGTTTCCTGTCCATTTGAGTGAGGCGGCCAGGTTATCACCACTATTTTCATTTTTCCCTGAGCAGCCAGTTGTATTTCAGTGGCATGGCGACACGTTCAGTGTTCTGCCAGAAGATGCTGAGTGTATAGCCCAAAGCCAAGCTTGCAAACATCAGGCCTTCATTTATAAAAAAAGAGTATTTGGGTTTCAATATCATATGGAGAACACGCCTTCCATCATTGAAGGCCTCGTAGAAAATTGCCGAGACGAAATGGTACCGGATATTTATGTGCAGGCACCGGAAGAACTCTTGACTCATCCTGAATACATTGAGCAAAATAATATGTGGATGAATCAGTTTCTTACGCAATTAGAGAAAATGTACAGAGAGGGGGAGCTATGA
- a CDS encoding gamma-glutamylcyclotransferase family protein, translated as MKTIAHHYFAYGSNMNLAQMQQRCLNPKVVGIARLPGYRVEFYGYSAIWDGAQETVVTDPNSEVWGVLYELQFFDREQLDMYVDARFDGTGQYFHYPLDVIDSEQRAIDAVIYKKDKGGEETPPSSEYLNFIIQSAKEQGLPEGYIALLQNRITKPAAYAVPLVRKSKFSYMNVTCGDCGE; from the coding sequence ATGAAGACAATTGCTCACCATTATTTCGCCTATGGTTCTAATATGAATTTGGCGCAAATGCAGCAGCGATGTTTGAACCCAAAGGTAGTTGGCATTGCTCGTTTGCCTGGTTATAGAGTTGAATTTTATGGATATTCTGCCATTTGGGACGGAGCGCAGGAAACGGTAGTTACTGATCCCAATTCGGAAGTTTGGGGTGTATTATACGAGCTGCAGTTCTTTGATCGCGAGCAACTGGATATGTATGTAGATGCTCGTTTTGATGGTACAGGACAGTATTTTCACTATCCACTGGATGTAATTGATAGTGAGCAAAGAGCAATCGATGCTGTGATTTATAAAAAAGATAAAGGCGGCGAGGAGACGCCTCCTAGCAGCGAATATTTAAATTTCATTATACAAAGCGCAAAAGAACAAGGCTTGCCAGAAGGGTATATAGCTCTATTGCAGAATAGGATAACAAAACCTGCTGCTTATGCAGTGCCCCTCGTGAGAAAATCGAAGTTTAGTTATATGAACGTAACTTGTGGCGATTGTGGTGAATAG
- a CDS encoding homocitrate synthase: protein MDHKTRFQIVDTTFRDGEQSAGVVFSTEEKITMAIALDRAGVSWIEAGTPAMGQEEQETLRTLLALPLHATLIAWNRADLADIRASLSCGFSCIHISLPVSDLHIDYKLKKDRKWVINQLKTALQLVQSYGCDFTVGAEDTSRADPEFFLRFADVAAQFGAMRIRFADTVGCLDPFMTFDRLQNLVSRCSLPIEFHGHNDFGLATANTLAAFQAGAEFASVTLAGIGERAGNASLEEVVASLEKFYGYHCGVESGALGSLAELVAKASNRPLFPYRPVVGSICRMIM, encoded by the coding sequence GTGGATCATAAGACCAGATTTCAAATTGTCGATACAACCTTTCGTGATGGTGAACAATCGGCTGGTGTTGTTTTTTCTACAGAAGAAAAAATAACTATGGCGATTGCACTTGACCGGGCTGGTGTTTCCTGGATTGAGGCTGGTACTCCAGCCATGGGGCAAGAAGAACAGGAAACCTTGCGTACTCTTTTGGCTTTGCCTTTGCACGCAACCTTGATTGCCTGGAATCGAGCGGATTTGGCAGATATTCGTGCATCCTTGTCCTGTGGGTTTTCTTGTATTCATATTTCTTTGCCTGTGTCTGATCTGCATATTGACTACAAACTAAAAAAGGATCGGAAATGGGTTATTAATCAATTAAAAACGGCGTTGCAGTTAGTTCAAAGTTATGGTTGTGATTTCACTGTAGGGGCAGAAGACACTTCCAGGGCTGATCCAGAATTTTTCTTGCGTTTTGCGGATGTCGCTGCTCAGTTTGGGGCTATGAGGATACGGTTTGCCGATACGGTAGGCTGTCTAGATCCTTTCATGACTTTCGATCGTTTGCAAAACTTAGTTAGTCGATGTTCCCTGCCGATCGAGTTTCATGGTCATAATGATTTTGGTTTGGCGACAGCAAATACGTTAGCTGCCTTTCAGGCTGGAGCTGAATTTGCAAGTGTTACGTTAGCAGGAATTGGTGAACGGGCGGGAAATGCATCATTAGAGGAGGTTGTGGCTTCCTTAGAAAAATTTTATGGCTATCATTGTGGCGTTGAGTCAGGTGCTTTAGGTTCATTAGCGGAGTTAGTAGCAAAAGCAAGTAACAGGCCTTTATTTCCTTATCGTCCCGTGGTAGGATCAATCTGTCGCATGATTATGTAG
- a CDS encoding pyruvate carboxyltransferase, translating to MKQMVMVVDQTINEALRLGTPIAAIELMIPLLKKYSIETVDVSLHHLQRSGTSLEQSLLLPLLRCKTHSSLEEIAEAKQMGFTRLIITWCHQPLHPSMDQLADALAAAQEFAQEVYVCIENAAELSTSELTLYWSLLVRYQVKRLIYQDIGSALEPFGVYRKLEKLQRTIPCPMEFHGHNAYGLASANSLAALRSGVQYVAAAVSGVGSPNHAAMEEVLMVVKHLWKQEQMPSGISLTADCIQILSYMGVQLPVDKALIGRDVFAHESGIHVDGITKNPLLYEVIEPEEVGQTRQLVIGKHSGTASLRIKFLQWNLDLSQTEALHMLEKVRRIASMQKSPLSDLQLHQLYWHRDELQNSQIS from the coding sequence ATGAAACAAATGGTTATGGTGGTTGATCAGACGATAAACGAAGCATTGCGCTTAGGTACACCGATAGCTGCTATTGAGCTGATGATACCACTTTTAAAGAAATATTCAATAGAAACGGTAGATGTATCATTGCATCATTTGCAAAGAAGTGGTACTAGTTTAGAACAGTCCCTTTTACTACCTTTGTTGCGTTGTAAAACTCACTCCTCCTTAGAAGAAATAGCAGAAGCAAAACAGATGGGGTTTACAAGGTTAATCATTACCTGGTGTCATCAGCCTTTGCATCCATCAATGGATCAGCTTGCAGATGCATTAGCTGCAGCCCAAGAATTTGCGCAGGAAGTATATGTATGCATTGAAAATGCTGCAGAACTTTCTACTTCTGAACTAACGCTTTATTGGTCCCTGCTAGTTCGGTATCAAGTGAAACGCTTGATTTATCAAGATATAGGAAGTGCTCTAGAGCCGTTTGGCGTTTATCGCAAATTAGAAAAATTGCAGCGGACGATACCTTGTCCTATGGAATTTCATGGGCATAATGCTTACGGATTAGCCAGCGCTAATAGTCTAGCAGCCCTCAGGTCGGGAGTTCAATATGTAGCAGCAGCCGTCAGTGGTGTCGGATCGCCAAATCATGCTGCTATGGAAGAAGTCTTAATGGTGGTCAAACATTTATGGAAACAGGAACAAATGCCGTCTGGAATTTCCTTAACAGCGGATTGCATACAGATATTGTCGTATATGGGAGTACAGTTACCTGTGGATAAGGCTTTAATTGGTCGCGATGTATTCGCCCATGAATCAGGAATACATGTTGATGGTATTACTAAAAATCCTTTACTCTATGAAGTCATAGAGCCGGAAGAAGTCGGGCAAACACGGCAATTGGTAATTGGTAAACATTCTGGGACGGCTTCTCTTAGGATTAAATTCTTGCAGTGGAATTTAGACCTAAGTCAGACAGAAGCGCTGCATATGCTGGAAAAAGTAAGGAGAATTGCTTCCATGCAAAAAAGCCCATTATCTGATTTGCAACTGCATCAATTATATTGGCACAGAGATGAACTACAAAACAGTCAGATTAGTTAA
- the nifB gene encoding nitrogenase cofactor biosynthesis protein NifB, whose protein sequence is MDCPGSTSDTKMQMAAALLEKNQKHPCYSFDAHQKFARMHLPVAPYCNISCNYCNRKFDCVNESRPGVTSEILTPQAAKKKYDRVSATVEKLSVVGIAGPGDALADWENTRETIRLIREENPQIVFCLSTNGLLLPEYAQEIVELGVTHVTVTVNCLDPVIGAKVYKHINYKGQHYEGEAGVKILIENQLTGIQKLTSQGIVVKINIVMLKGINDLHIPEVVKKMKELGVYITNIMPLIPAPGSVFESFPQTTMKDVNEMRNSCELDVMQMRHCKQCRADAIGLLGADRSQEFRDNESPLTPLPASVEQGVQEKKMKVAVTSKQGKLVNLHFGHATEFLIYEIAGTGISLTETRQVDKYCLGMDDCEEEQLRREALIDTIADCDAVLTMRIGYHAQQKLLERGIVSVEYCDTVEQGLLFAQQQLS, encoded by the coding sequence ATGGATTGCCCAGGTTCAACGTCGGATACCAAAATGCAAATGGCTGCTGCTTTGTTGGAAAAAAACCAGAAGCATCCCTGTTACTCTTTTGACGCTCATCAAAAATTTGCCAGGATGCATCTGCCTGTTGCGCCTTACTGTAATATTAGCTGCAATTATTGTAATCGTAAATTTGATTGTGTAAATGAGAGTCGTCCAGGTGTAACTAGTGAAATACTTACGCCACAGGCGGCTAAAAAGAAATATGACAGAGTAAGTGCAACGGTTGAAAAGCTTAGTGTGGTAGGAATTGCAGGGCCTGGGGATGCTTTAGCGGATTGGGAAAATACGCGGGAGACGATACGCTTAATTCGCGAGGAAAACCCGCAAATTGTTTTTTGTCTTTCAACAAACGGGCTGCTATTGCCAGAATATGCCCAGGAAATTGTGGAGCTTGGTGTAACTCATGTGACAGTAACGGTAAATTGTTTAGATCCTGTTATTGGGGCGAAGGTCTATAAGCATATTAACTATAAAGGACAGCATTATGAAGGGGAAGCGGGCGTAAAAATTCTGATTGAAAATCAATTAACTGGCATTCAAAAACTCACAAGCCAGGGAATCGTCGTAAAAATTAATATTGTCATGTTAAAAGGCATCAATGATCTCCATATCCCAGAAGTCGTTAAGAAGATGAAGGAACTTGGTGTTTATATTACCAATATTATGCCGCTGATTCCAGCCCCGGGCAGTGTTTTTGAAAGCTTTCCCCAAACTACCATGAAAGATGTCAATGAAATGAGAAATTCCTGTGAATTAGATGTCATGCAGATGCGCCACTGCAAGCAATGCCGTGCGGATGCCATTGGACTGCTTGGCGCGGATCGTTCCCAAGAATTTCGGGATAATGAGTCACCACTTACACCTTTGCCAGCAAGTGTTGAACAAGGGGTACAGGAAAAGAAAATGAAGGTGGCTGTAACTTCTAAACAAGGGAAATTAGTTAACCTGCATTTCGGTCATGCCACAGAATTTTTGATTTATGAAATAGCTGGTACAGGAATTTCCCTTACGGAAACCCGTCAAGTTGATAAATACTGTTTAGGAATGGATGATTGTGAGGAAGAGCAGTTACGCCGCGAGGCATTAATTGATACCATTGCTGACTGTGATGCAGTACTTACCATGCGTATCGGTTATCATGCCCAGCAGAAACTTCTGGAACGTGGCATTGTCAGTGTAGAATATTGTGATACCGTTGAGCAAGGATTACTGTTTGCACAACAGCAACTCTCATAG
- the anfK gene encoding Fe-only nitrogenase subunit beta, with amino-acid sequence MHCEVKNKERAGVINPILTCQPCGAQYASIGIKECIGIVHGGQGCVMFVRLLFSQHFKESFEIASSSLHEDGAVFGATHRVEEAVDVLLMRYPHVKVIPIISTCSTEVIGDDIDGVVLKLNNGLLKEKYAGREVHLIPIHSPSFKGSMVSGYDVAVKDIVSHFAKKDQPNGKINLLTGWVNPGDVTALKHLLAEMQVDATVLFEIESFDSPLMPDGNAVSYGNTTIEDLTGTANALGTIALNRYEGGQAAKYLENEFDIPTIIGPTPIGIRNTDIFLQNVKKMTGKPIPEPLVRERGIAIDALTDLTHMFFADKKVAIYGNADLVVGLAEFCLDLEMKPMLLLLGDDNTSYPNDPRIKALQENVAFDMEIIMNADLWELENRIKNEGLELDLILGHSKGRFISIDYNIPMVRVGFPTYDRAGLHRHPVVGYTGATWLAEEMANTLFTDMEYKKNKEWVLNVW; translated from the coding sequence ATGCATTGTGAAGTGAAAAACAAAGAGCGTGCCGGCGTTATCAATCCAATATTAACATGCCAGCCTTGTGGCGCGCAGTATGCCAGTATAGGAATAAAGGAATGTATTGGGATCGTTCATGGAGGGCAGGGCTGCGTTATGTTCGTCCGCCTGCTGTTCTCCCAGCATTTCAAGGAGAGTTTTGAGATTGCGTCCTCTTCTCTGCATGAAGATGGTGCAGTGTTTGGTGCTACTCATCGTGTAGAAGAAGCAGTCGATGTGCTTTTGATGCGATATCCTCATGTGAAAGTAATACCCATTATTTCCACCTGTTCGACGGAGGTTATCGGTGATGATATTGATGGTGTTGTATTAAAGCTGAATAATGGACTTTTGAAAGAAAAATATGCTGGTCGGGAAGTTCATCTGATTCCCATTCATTCACCCAGCTTTAAGGGAAGCATGGTAAGCGGCTATGATGTTGCAGTGAAGGATATTGTAAGTCATTTTGCCAAGAAAGATCAACCAAACGGAAAAATTAACCTGTTAACGGGATGGGTTAATCCTGGAGACGTAACAGCACTCAAACACCTTTTAGCAGAAATGCAGGTAGATGCGACGGTTCTGTTCGAAATCGAGAGCTTCGACTCCCCTCTTATGCCAGACGGCAATGCTGTATCCTATGGTAACACGACGATTGAGGATCTGACAGGAACGGCAAATGCTCTGGGAACGATTGCGCTAAACAGGTATGAAGGCGGCCAAGCCGCTAAATATCTGGAAAACGAATTCGATATTCCTACCATTATTGGGCCGACTCCCATCGGCATTCGAAACACGGATATCTTTCTTCAGAACGTGAAGAAGATGACCGGCAAGCCAATACCTGAGCCTCTGGTTCGTGAGCGAGGCATAGCTATTGATGCCCTGACTGATCTTACTCATATGTTTTTTGCTGATAAGAAAGTCGCTATCTACGGGAATGCTGATCTGGTCGTCGGTCTTGCAGAGTTTTGTCTTGATCTGGAGATGAAACCAATGCTGCTGCTGCTAGGAGATGATAACACGTCTTATCCTAACGATCCCCGCATTAAAGCGCTGCAGGAAAATGTTGCATTTGATATGGAAATCATTATGAATGCGGATTTGTGGGAACTGGAAAACCGGATTAAGAACGAGGGACTTGAGCTGGATCTGATTCTCGGTCATTCTAAGGGGCGGTTTATCTCGATCGATTACAATATTCCCATGGTGCGCGTAGGCTTCCCCACTTACGACCGTGCGGGACTGCATCGTCATCCAGTCGTTGGCTACACAGGAGCCACGTGGCTAGCCGAAGAGATGGCAAATACGCTGTTTACTGATATGGAGTACAAGAAGAACAAGGAATGGGTTCTCAATGTTTGGTAA
- the anfG gene encoding Fe-only nitrogenase subunit delta — MEDMMKDRVEQLVDYIMKNCLWQFHSRAWDREKQNEGILTKTMQILCEEPVEKETPTDKVYWVDAVCLADAFKERYSWLTTLDKGEIKLLMQGLKDRMDYLTITGSLNAELTDPHY, encoded by the coding sequence ATGGAGGATATGATGAAAGACAGAGTTGAACAACTAGTAGATTATATTATGAAAAATTGTTTGTGGCAGTTTCACTCCCGTGCCTGGGATAGAGAAAAGCAAAACGAGGGTATCCTGACTAAGACCATGCAGATATTATGCGAAGAACCTGTTGAAAAAGAAACTCCTACGGATAAAGTGTATTGGGTAGATGCGGTATGTTTGGCGGATGCTTTTAAAGAGCGTTATTCCTGGTTGACTACGTTAGACAAAGGTGAAATTAAGCTGCTTATGCAGGGACTGAAAGACCGCATGGATTACTTAACCATAACGGGATCCCTGAATGCCGAGCTTACCGACCCTCACTATTAA